The Verrucomicrobiia bacterium genome window below encodes:
- a CDS encoding TonB-dependent siderophore receptor, translating to MKKYEQTQQGVETNPESLRKPSIATLALVNVIMLAGAGAAQAQTNTPPAVAGSSTNAPTKLPDVVITGEKTKDETAYKPEQVANPKYTTPLVDTAQTITVIPKAVIEQQGATTLSEIMRNIPGVTMLAGEGGGASSSAGDTFFMRGFDASNNIFVDGVRNQGLITRDAFNLEAVEVFKGPTGSDTGRGNGSGYVNIVTKSPALEPFYRASLGYNSADNTRFTADVNQPLQLGEKDTWLGGSALRLNGLVQGGGVAGRDYVERNSWGISPSLALGLGTPTRVVFTSTYTEQDNIPDYGLPTATLNGNSGIDRENYYGNVLYDFEEVSQFSAGGRIEHDLSDSFTLRNNTVYTETHRLAVITGLGNINAAGQVARMRQANERYNKIFSNQTSGTIKFDTGPLEHAVVTGLEYTWEEQYTPTVIGAGTAAVTPFDGYNPDPYYDVTGYGPVRNGAYSRGSTDTVALYLFDTIDIGERWQVNGGVRWEHYATHFTSVDATQAVTADLGADGHILSSKAGLLFKPASNGSTYFGFGRTMTPPGSANFNLSGAAGNVNNASTDPQIADNFELGTKWEFFKERLAVNASVFRTINHNILTPDPLNVGSFIYDSREQIVNGVEWGVAGRITDEWQVFANWSYLNTEFSDPANAANGAAIQWTPEFSMSLWTTYRLPFGLTLGGGARYVSTIARQTTNTPGANMPEAPDYWVFDAMLQYDITKNINVRLNIYNLADELYSSSLNNNGGRFNPGTPRSAYLTANFSF from the coding sequence ATGAAGAAATACGAGCAGACGCAGCAGGGGGTTGAAACAAATCCGGAAAGTCTAAGAAAACCGTCCATCGCCACGCTGGCATTGGTGAATGTCATCATGCTGGCGGGTGCTGGCGCCGCGCAGGCGCAGACGAATACGCCACCAGCAGTGGCCGGTTCGTCCACGAATGCGCCGACGAAACTGCCGGACGTGGTGATCACTGGCGAGAAGACGAAGGATGAGACGGCTTATAAGCCGGAACAGGTTGCTAACCCGAAGTACACGACACCGCTGGTGGATACTGCGCAAACAATCACTGTGATCCCCAAGGCGGTCATCGAGCAGCAAGGTGCGACGACCTTGAGCGAAATCATGCGCAACATCCCGGGTGTGACGATGCTGGCAGGAGAGGGAGGTGGTGCTTCGAGCAGCGCAGGTGACACGTTCTTCATGCGCGGTTTTGATGCGAGCAATAACATCTTCGTAGATGGTGTGCGCAACCAGGGTCTGATCACGCGTGATGCCTTCAATCTTGAAGCGGTGGAAGTTTTCAAAGGCCCTACGGGCAGTGATACTGGCCGCGGCAATGGTTCTGGTTACGTAAATATCGTTACGAAGTCGCCCGCGTTGGAACCTTTCTATCGTGCCAGCCTGGGATACAACTCGGCCGACAACACCCGTTTCACAGCGGATGTGAACCAGCCGTTGCAACTCGGCGAGAAAGACACCTGGCTGGGCGGTTCGGCGTTACGCCTGAACGGATTGGTGCAGGGTGGCGGCGTGGCGGGCCGTGACTACGTGGAGCGCAATAGTTGGGGCATCTCGCCATCATTGGCATTGGGATTGGGTACGCCAACGCGTGTGGTATTCACCTCCACATATACCGAGCAGGACAACATTCCTGATTACGGTCTGCCAACAGCGACTTTGAATGGCAATAGTGGCATCGATCGCGAGAACTATTATGGCAACGTGCTCTATGACTTTGAAGAAGTCAGCCAGTTCAGCGCAGGTGGCCGCATCGAGCATGATCTCTCGGACAGCTTTACGTTGCGCAATAACACCGTCTACACGGAGACGCACCGTTTGGCGGTGATCACGGGGTTGGGCAATATCAATGCTGCGGGTCAGGTCGCGCGTATGCGACAGGCAAACGAGCGGTACAACAAGATTTTCTCAAATCAGACGAGCGGCACCATCAAGTTTGACACAGGCCCGCTGGAACATGCCGTGGTGACGGGGTTGGAATACACTTGGGAAGAGCAATACACCCCCACGGTGATTGGTGCCGGTACCGCGGCAGTTACTCCGTTTGACGGATACAACCCCGATCCATACTACGATGTTACCGGCTATGGCCCGGTGCGGAACGGCGCTTACAGCAGGGGCTCTACGGACACGGTGGCGCTGTATCTGTTTGATACGATCGATATCGGTGAACGCTGGCAGGTGAATGGTGGCGTGCGTTGGGAGCATTATGCGACGCACTTCACTTCCGTGGATGCAACCCAGGCAGTGACCGCCGATCTGGGCGCGGATGGACACATTCTCAGCAGCAAGGCGGGCTTGCTCTTCAAGCCGGCCTCCAATGGCAGCACGTACTTCGGTTTCGGTCGCACAATGACGCCTCCGGGCAGTGCGAACTTCAACCTCAGTGGTGCGGCGGGCAATGTGAACAATGCCAGCACGGATCCGCAGATCGCCGACAACTTCGAACTCGGCACGAAGTGGGAATTCTTCAAGGAACGCCTGGCGGTCAATGCTTCGGTGTTCCGGACGATCAATCACAATATTCTGACGCCGGATCCGTTGAATGTTGGTTCCTTCATTTACGACAGTCGCGAGCAGATCGTGAATGGTGTGGAATGGGGTGTGGCGGGACGCATCACGGATGAGTGGCAGGTCTTTGCCAACTGGTCCTACCTCAACACGGAGTTCTCTGACCCGGCCAATGCAGCCAACGGTGCGGCCATCCAATGGACGCCTGAGTTCTCGATGAGTTTGTGGACAACGTATCGTCTGCCTTTCGGCCTCACGCTGGGTGGTGGTGCGCGCTATGTGAGCACCATCGCCCGTCAGACGACCAATACTCCGGGTGCGAATATGCCGGAAGCGCCGGATTATTGGGTCTTCGATGCCATGCTGCAGTATGACATCACGAAGAACATCAATGTGCGCCTGAACATCTACAACCTGGCTGACGAGCTGTATTCCAGCAGCTTGAACAACAACGGCGGGCGGTTCAATCCGGGCACACCGCGGTCAGCCTACCTGACGGCCAACTTCAGCTTCTAA
- a CDS encoding TonB-dependent siderophore receptor: protein MMTQKNTVQGQKPGYRPSASTLMMVNAIMLAGASAAQAQTNTPPVAAGSSTNAPTKLPDVVITGEKTKDETAYKPETVSSPKYTEPLVNTTQSITVIPRAVMEDQGATSLRDVLRNVPGISMQAGEGGVPAGDNLSIRGFNARTDMFIDGVRDFGGYSRDPFNMEQVEVIKGPTSSSTGRGSTGGSINLVSKMPKVDPFYSGSVGVGTDNYIRSTVDVNQPLKDTGFEGTALRLNGVWHQNDTPRRDEVTNERWGVAPSLAFGLGTPTRVTLSYFHLEQDNIPDYGIPFVPVGNTDPFLAGYGDQVAPVDYSNFYGLANRDYEKTRTDLGTALFEHDFNDSYSLRNLFRMGITKRDSIITAPRFFDSDPGAGVINDTRVNRQIQSRDQTDTIIANQTDLTSRFETAKLEHTLVTSLEVIGESSENYTRAGVTSVTDIYNPNPNDPNPGAVTRTGVVTEAQSMSAALSIFDTIKIGEKWQVNGGVRFEHFEVDVGPLRSNDDMISGRTGLVFKPKENGSVYFGYGTSFNPSAEGLTLATTATAANNVNTDPEQSHTYELGTKWEFFKQRLSISAAVFRTDKTNARTEDPTNPADVIVLNGVQRVDGIEFGAAGRITEEWQVFAGYTYMHSEIVKSLNAAEVGKELSNTPEQSFNLWTTYQLPFGLELGGGAQFVDTRYSSNTNTRQVEGYVLFDAMVGYRINKNFDVRLNVYNLTDTTYIDRVGGGHVIPGAGRSAVLTANFRF, encoded by the coding sequence ATGATGACGCAGAAGAACACAGTTCAGGGGCAGAAGCCGGGATATCGTCCGTCTGCCAGCACGTTGATGATGGTCAATGCCATCATGCTCGCGGGGGCCAGTGCCGCGCAGGCGCAGACGAACACGCCGCCAGTCGCGGCGGGTTCTTCTACGAACGCGCCGACGAAGCTGCCAGACGTGGTCATCACGGGTGAGAAGACGAAGGATGAGACGGCTTACAAGCCGGAGACGGTATCTTCACCCAAATACACGGAGCCGCTGGTCAATACGACGCAAAGCATTACGGTCATCCCTCGCGCCGTCATGGAGGACCAGGGTGCGACTTCTTTGCGCGATGTCTTGCGCAACGTTCCGGGCATCAGCATGCAAGCAGGCGAAGGCGGTGTGCCGGCGGGTGACAACTTGTCCATCCGCGGTTTCAATGCCCGCACGGACATGTTCATCGATGGCGTGCGTGATTTCGGCGGTTACTCGCGCGACCCGTTCAACATGGAGCAGGTGGAAGTGATCAAGGGCCCGACGTCTTCCTCCACGGGCCGTGGTTCCACGGGCGGTTCCATCAATCTGGTCAGCAAAATGCCCAAGGTGGACCCGTTCTACAGCGGTTCCGTAGGTGTCGGCACGGATAACTATATCCGTTCTACCGTGGACGTGAACCAGCCGTTGAAGGATACGGGCTTTGAAGGCACGGCTTTGCGGTTGAATGGTGTCTGGCACCAGAACGACACGCCCCGCCGTGATGAAGTGACGAATGAGCGCTGGGGTGTGGCGCCGTCACTGGCTTTCGGTCTGGGCACGCCTACGCGCGTGACGTTGAGCTATTTCCACTTGGAGCAGGACAATATTCCGGACTACGGCATTCCGTTCGTGCCGGTGGGCAATACCGATCCCTTCCTCGCCGGTTACGGTGATCAAGTGGCCCCCGTGGATTATTCCAATTTCTACGGTCTCGCCAATCGTGATTACGAGAAGACCCGCACGGATTTGGGCACGGCTCTGTTCGAGCACGATTTCAACGATTCCTACAGCCTGCGGAATCTGTTCCGCATGGGCATCACCAAGCGTGATTCCATCATCACGGCTCCGCGCTTCTTCGATTCCGATCCGGGCGCAGGTGTTATCAATGACACCCGCGTCAACCGCCAGATCCAATCACGTGACCAGACGGATACGATCATTGCGAACCAGACCGACCTGACGAGCCGTTTCGAAACCGCCAAGCTGGAGCATACGTTGGTGACCAGCCTGGAAGTCATCGGTGAATCTTCGGAGAACTACACGCGGGCTGGTGTTACGTCGGTAACGGACATCTATAATCCGAACCCGAACGACCCGAATCCAGGCGCTGTCACTCGTACGGGTGTGGTGACGGAAGCCCAATCCATGTCGGCGGCCTTGTCCATATTCGATACGATCAAGATCGGTGAGAAGTGGCAGGTCAATGGCGGTGTGCGCTTCGAGCACTTTGAAGTGGATGTCGGTCCGTTGCGCTCCAACGATGACATGATCAGCGGCCGCACGGGCTTGGTCTTCAAGCCGAAGGAAAACGGCAGCGTCTATTTCGGTTACGGCACGTCCTTCAATCCTTCAGCGGAAGGTTTGACGCTGGCCACGACCGCGACCGCGGCGAACAACGTCAATACGGATCCCGAGCAAAGCCATACCTACGAGCTAGGCACCAAGTGGGAATTCTTCAAGCAGCGGCTTTCCATCAGCGCTGCCGTGTTCCGCACGGACAAGACGAATGCGCGCACGGAAGACCCGACGAACCCGGCCGACGTGATCGTGCTGAATGGTGTGCAGCGTGTGGATGGCATCGAGTTCGGCGCGGCTGGCCGCATCACAGAAGAATGGCAGGTCTTCGCCGGTTACACCTACATGCACAGTGAGATCGTGAAATCTCTGAACGCGGCCGAAGTGGGCAAGGAATTGAGCAACACGCCGGAGCAATCGTTCAACCTCTGGACGACCTATCAGCTTCCGTTCGGTCTCGAACTTGGCGGCGGTGCGCAATTCGTCGATACCCGCTACAGCAGCAACACGAACACGCGTCAGGTGGAAGGCTATGTGCTCTTCGACGCGATGGTGGGTTATCGCATCAATAAAAACTTCGATGTCCGTCTGAACGTCTATAATCTGACGGATACGACCTACATTGACCGTGTGGGCGGCGGCCATGTGATCCCGGGTGCGGGACGCTCCGCTGTGCTGACGGCCAATTTCCGGTTCTAA
- a CDS encoding HEAT repeat domain-containing protein — protein sequence MRGRLVFFLLSLMAVLCLSVSEGAETSSREKVLRHLEEMMAVTNKQSALQSIIVMGTNAAPVLIEVMGWSPEQLDQWQARLQTKNPGVAQGKMSQRTLRSRTSSAAQEALISIPEATSYVTNFFPLLQDSRSEVRNVAATSLAYFSHQVDGELLLPALPALKDKDPLVRTYILKAFRLAATIPEVRTALEEVLLDAREDLRREAANALLRADKNHARALATLKSLFTSTDAHTRYFAVRDYINSDPIRPRTEKELIPVLINMLSDDDVWTQRNAANSLGEFGPRGLGAVSQLQKLLQSADPDVRRSATNALSEIAPGLLPGKPAAPADREVVLQHLQNLYTTNQAFVFQSVKAMGTNAVPLLIEILGYETTQMDQWYEKAYAKAPASVKSRMSKPEALEKLRSQTSLLLLNMPETGLYLTNLLSLLKDERVEVRRRAASLVQSCIANNRQRLEDGLMLECLPALRDSDHMVRLYMVHAFSPRWAVIPRAKAALEAVLNDQVEEVRVAAAAILLQTDGNHQTALQALKALFTSTNATYRHRAAAYYLSIGSPKGRLEDEMIPIFISTLSGSDKDQLISASGCLERFGPRAKAAVPVLLKHAQSTEPEVQQAARNALEKIAPEVLSPRKP from the coding sequence ATGAGAGGCCGCCTTGTCTTCTTTCTTTTGTCGCTCATGGCGGTGCTATGCCTGTCTGTCTCAGAGGGGGCGGAGACAAGTTCTCGTGAGAAAGTTCTCCGGCACTTGGAGGAAATGATGGCGGTCACTAACAAGCAGTCCGCCCTGCAAAGCATCATTGTGATGGGAACAAATGCTGCCCCGGTATTGATCGAAGTGATGGGATGGTCGCCGGAGCAACTGGATCAATGGCAAGCCCGGTTGCAGACTAAAAACCCCGGCGTTGCCCAAGGAAAGATGAGCCAAAGAACGCTACGGTCCCGAACATCAAGCGCTGCCCAAGAGGCGCTCATCAGTATTCCTGAGGCGACATCTTATGTGACGAATTTTTTCCCTTTGTTACAGGATTCGCGATCAGAAGTCCGTAACGTTGCCGCCACTTCGCTAGCCTATTTTTCTCATCAAGTGGATGGGGAACTGCTTTTGCCCGCCTTACCCGCGTTGAAGGACAAGGATCCATTAGTGAGGACATACATTCTTAAGGCTTTCAGACTGGCGGCGACGATACCTGAGGTCAGGACAGCTTTGGAGGAGGTGCTGCTAGATGCACGGGAAGACCTGCGGCGTGAGGCGGCGAACGCGTTGCTCCGCGCAGACAAGAACCATGCCAGGGCGTTGGCCACCTTGAAGTCTCTCTTTACATCGACGGATGCACACACACGCTATTTCGCCGTGCGGGATTATATCAACAGCGATCCAATCAGGCCGCGCACAGAAAAGGAGTTGATTCCTGTGCTCATCAACATGCTGTCGGATGATGATGTCTGGACACAACGTAATGCGGCCAATTCTCTGGGGGAGTTTGGACCTCGCGGCCTTGGGGCGGTGTCGCAGTTGCAGAAGCTGTTGCAATCTGCCGATCCGGACGTGCGACGGTCTGCCACTAACGCGTTGAGCGAGATTGCCCCGGGACTGCTGCCGGGGAAACCGGCTGCTCCTGCTGACCGTGAAGTGGTCTTGCAGCATCTGCAAAATCTCTACACGACCAATCAGGCTTTCGTTTTTCAGAGTGTCAAAGCGATGGGGACAAATGCCGTGCCTCTATTGATTGAGATATTAGGTTACGAGACCACGCAGATGGATCAATGGTATGAAAAGGCGTATGCCAAGGCTCCGGCAAGTGTTAAGAGCCGGATGTCCAAACCGGAAGCGTTGGAGAAATTACGCAGCCAAACTTCCTTGTTGCTCCTAAACATGCCTGAGACAGGATTATATCTGACGAATCTTCTGAGTCTCTTAAAGGATGAACGGGTGGAGGTCCGCCGGCGGGCGGCTTCATTGGTGCAAAGTTGCATAGCGAATAACAGGCAGCGCTTGGAAGACGGTCTTATGCTGGAATGCCTGCCTGCGCTCAGGGATAGCGACCATATGGTGCGCCTTTACATGGTCCATGCCTTCAGTCCGCGCTGGGCGGTAATTCCTCGTGCGAAAGCGGCATTGGAAGCAGTCTTGAATGATCAGGTGGAAGAGGTCCGTGTGGCGGCAGCCGCGATCTTGCTGCAGACTGATGGAAACCATCAAACGGCGTTGCAGGCGCTCAAGGCCCTGTTCACTTCAACCAATGCCACCTATCGTCACAGGGCGGCAGCTTATTATCTGAGCATAGGTTCGCCGAAGGGAAGGCTGGAAGATGAGATGATCCCGATCTTCATCAGCACCTTATCCGGCTCGGACAAGGATCAACTGATCAGTGCCTCCGGTTGTCTGGAGCGGTTTGGGCCACGAGCAAAAGCGGCAGTGCCGGTATTGTTGAAACATGCGCAATCCACCGAGCCGGAAGTGCAGCAGGCGGCCCGAAATGCTTTGGAGAAGATCGCACCGGAGGTGTTATCACCGAGGAAGCCGTGA
- a CDS encoding acetylxylan esterase translates to MHFLSRLTLLILLAIGLGGCESSHAKKPTSVKKPPIIVCYSVPNKTWDLKALYQKPAHTFGTTTGLVQEVYYENVPFQGKPTRVFAYLGRPEGKGPFPAMVLVHGGGGQAFANWAEMWAKRGYVALAMDTAGNGPGKVRLPDGGPDQSDIEKFQKFPTTDVKDMWTYHAVAAVIRGHSLLRSLPEVDANRIGITGISWGGYLTCIVAGVDDRLKCAIPVYGSGYLWEDSAWLAQFEKLGPEQSKRWCNLFDPSVYLPNVTCPILFVNRPTDFYYRLGVYQKSYNLVKGPRTLHMDIKLGHSHPAGWNPKEIGLFADSILRHTAPLAQVTAMTIIENTTEAEVKGSAAITKGELCYTTDTGTYDKRKWQAVPAALNGNFVSAVLPKERPLTFFLNVIDERGAITSSPHKELTAEDK, encoded by the coding sequence ATGCATTTCCTTTCACGTCTCACTCTCCTGATTCTATTAGCCATCGGCCTTGGCGGCTGTGAATCAAGTCATGCTAAGAAGCCGACATCGGTTAAAAAACCGCCGATCATCGTGTGTTACAGCGTTCCCAACAAGACTTGGGATCTCAAGGCTCTCTATCAAAAGCCCGCACACACCTTCGGAACCACCACCGGCCTCGTGCAAGAGGTCTATTACGAAAACGTTCCTTTCCAAGGCAAACCCACCCGCGTCTTCGCGTATCTTGGCCGGCCCGAGGGCAAAGGTCCCTTCCCCGCCATGGTTCTCGTCCACGGCGGCGGCGGACAGGCTTTCGCGAACTGGGCGGAGATGTGGGCCAAGCGGGGTTACGTCGCCCTCGCCATGGACACCGCAGGCAATGGCCCTGGGAAAGTTCGCCTGCCCGATGGCGGCCCTGACCAAAGTGACATCGAGAAATTTCAGAAGTTCCCCACGACTGATGTGAAAGACATGTGGACTTATCACGCCGTCGCCGCTGTCATTCGCGGTCACTCACTACTGCGCAGCCTGCCGGAAGTGGATGCAAACCGCATCGGCATCACCGGCATCAGTTGGGGCGGTTACCTCACGTGCATCGTCGCGGGTGTGGATGACCGTCTGAAATGTGCCATCCCCGTTTATGGCAGCGGCTACTTATGGGAAGACAGCGCGTGGCTGGCGCAATTCGAGAAGCTCGGCCCCGAACAATCCAAACGCTGGTGCAATCTGTTCGATCCCTCAGTATATCTTCCAAATGTCACCTGCCCCATCCTCTTCGTGAACCGGCCTACCGATTTCTACTACCGGCTCGGCGTTTATCAAAAGTCTTACAATTTAGTGAAAGGCCCGCGCACCTTGCACATGGATATCAAGCTGGGCCATTCGCATCCAGCGGGTTGGAACCCGAAGGAGATCGGCCTCTTCGCGGATAGCATTCTGCGCCACACCGCACCTCTCGCTCAAGTGACTGCGATGACGATCATCGAAAACACTACTGAAGCCGAAGTTAAAGGCTCTGCTGCTATCACTAAAGGCGAACTCTGTTACACCACCGACACCGGCACCTATGATAAACGCAAATGGCAGGCTGTCCCTGCTGCACTTAACGGAAATTTTGTCAGTGCCGTATTGCCAAAAGAACGCCCGCTCACCTTCTTCCTGAATGTGATCGATGAACGCGGAGCCATCACCAGTTCACCGCATAAGGAACTCACTGCGGAAGACAAATAA
- a CDS encoding ferritin: MTTLIPKKVAAAIYKQIGLEFFASMQYEAISAWFKQQGLPRLSAHFAQQASEERAHAHRFMKYVVDTGTPLALPAIDAPKCEFKSAEEAAQVALEHEIKVTDSIKALFDLAEKEGDRFTQTSLQWFINEQLEEVSSADELLQMIRRAGDGGLLLVEYFLGGGGTGGGAPKGGE, from the coding sequence ATGACTACGCTTATTCCTAAAAAGGTGGCTGCTGCCATTTACAAGCAGATCGGCTTGGAATTCTTTGCCTCGATGCAGTATGAGGCGATCTCGGCCTGGTTCAAACAACAAGGGTTGCCGCGGCTATCGGCGCATTTCGCCCAGCAGGCGAGCGAGGAGCGGGCGCACGCGCACCGCTTCATGAAATATGTGGTGGATACGGGCACGCCGCTGGCGTTGCCGGCCATCGATGCGCCGAAGTGCGAATTCAAATCCGCTGAAGAAGCGGCGCAGGTGGCCTTGGAACACGAGATCAAGGTGACGGATTCCATCAAGGCGTTGTTCGATCTCGCGGAAAAGGAGGGCGATCGCTTCACACAGACATCTTTGCAATGGTTCATCAACGAGCAGTTGGAGGAGGTCTCTTCTGCGGATGAACTGCTCCAGATGATCCGCCGCGCTGGTGATGGCGGGTTGTTGCTGGTGGAGTATTTCCTCGGTGGTGGCGGAACAGGCGGCGGAGCCCCCAAGGGTGGCGAGTGA
- a CDS encoding Fe2+-dependent dioxygenase encodes MLISIPDVLTPQQVAEARQILESAEWVDGKVTAGYQSARAKDNRQIPEGHPAARQVGEMIVNALSKNPLFITAALPLRIFPPLFNRYTGGQSFGTHVDNAIRQVPGTGHRIRTDLSATLFFAGPEEYDGGELCVEDTYGVKKVKLPPGHMILYPATSLHHVTPVTRGARLCSFFWLQSMIRDDTQRSLLFDLDMAIQRLNADVPNHPSTVSLTGVYHNLLRQWAEMG; translated from the coding sequence ATGTTAATCAGCATTCCAGATGTATTGACGCCGCAGCAAGTGGCTGAGGCACGGCAGATCCTTGAGAGCGCCGAGTGGGTGGATGGCAAGGTGACGGCGGGTTATCAATCCGCTCGCGCCAAGGACAACAGGCAGATCCCGGAGGGGCATCCGGCGGCGCGGCAGGTGGGTGAGATGATCGTGAACGCGTTGAGCAAGAATCCGCTGTTCATCACCGCGGCCTTGCCTTTGCGCATCTTCCCGCCGCTGTTCAACCGCTACACCGGTGGTCAATCATTTGGAACGCACGTGGATAATGCGATCCGGCAGGTGCCGGGCACGGGCCATCGCATCCGCACGGACCTGTCGGCCACATTGTTCTTCGCCGGACCGGAAGAGTATGATGGCGGCGAGTTGTGCGTGGAAGACACGTATGGTGTGAAGAAGGTGAAGCTGCCGCCCGGACACATGATCTTGTATCCGGCGACGAGCTTGCATCACGTCACGCCCGTGACGCGGGGTGCGCGTCTGTGCTCGTTCTTCTGGTTGCAGAGCATGATCCGCGATGACACCCAGCGCTCGCTGTTGTTCGACTTGGACATGGCAATCCAGCGTCTGAATGCGGATGTGCCGAATCACCCATCCACCGTGAGCCTTACGGGCGTGTATCACAACCTGCTCCGCCAATGGGCGGAAATGGGCTAA
- a CDS encoding YdcF family protein — MLTATLKFFSPLAHPICLIWVACLIGAVVAKRKKLKPTMFFLLGIALFISLVASRIPLYLMGRLEAPYAYVEMEKLESGDAVILLGGGAGYTKTDPLGINFNEASDRIITAMELMRLQKAPLLVLGGGGDPKESQDISEGSTVKRWMEKNLSVKVEMMELTASGNTHDEAVKCAALAKERGWKRVYLVTSGYHMRRAEGVFRTAGLPVIPVGCDFVRSGMLNKSPFNPLPWPPGIELFSRYAHEQAGWVVYRMRGWIKVEEAKKP; from the coding sequence ATGCTCACGGCCACACTTAAATTCTTCAGCCCGCTGGCGCACCCGATCTGTTTGATCTGGGTGGCGTGTCTGATAGGGGCTGTGGTGGCCAAGCGGAAGAAGCTGAAACCGACGATGTTCTTTTTGTTGGGCATCGCGCTCTTCATCTCACTCGTGGCGAGCCGTATCCCGCTGTATCTCATGGGACGCCTAGAAGCGCCTTATGCGTATGTCGAGATGGAGAAACTGGAGTCTGGAGATGCGGTGATCCTATTGGGCGGTGGTGCGGGATATACAAAGACTGATCCCTTGGGCATCAATTTCAATGAAGCTTCAGACCGGATCATAACCGCCATGGAACTGATGCGGTTGCAGAAAGCACCGTTGCTTGTGCTGGGCGGTGGCGGTGATCCGAAAGAGAGCCAGGATATCAGTGAAGGCAGTACGGTGAAGCGGTGGATGGAAAAGAATCTGTCGGTGAAGGTAGAGATGATGGAACTCACGGCTTCTGGTAACACGCATGATGAAGCGGTGAAATGTGCGGCACTGGCGAAAGAGCGCGGATGGAAACGGGTCTATCTCGTGACGTCCGGTTACCACATGAGACGGGCGGAGGGAGTGTTTCGCACAGCAGGTCTTCCGGTGATCCCGGTAGGATGTGATTTTGTCCGTTCAGGAATGCTGAACAAATCGCCATTCAATCCGCTACCGTGGCCGCCGGGGATCGAGTTGTTCAGCCGGTATGCGCATGAACAGGCGGGGTGGGTGGTTTACCGGATGCGGGGGTGGATCAAGGTGGAGGAGGCGAAGAAGCCGTAG